In a genomic window of Brassica rapa cultivar Chiifu-401-42 chromosome A10, CAAS_Brap_v3.01, whole genome shotgun sequence:
- the LOC103846256 gene encoding tetratricopeptide repeat protein 27 homolog, translating into MADGEIRILRGYELRLLRCTVSLPLSDSPSVTQLLDESQSETHPHDALIKSLLSLIEAGDYLGALASDAARVILGDAELELVDSVDSAERVYSEILDRVESFVVNDSSGEIDKARRAVVVMCLAISSAFWFTRCNLTGPTDQSVKCSLPFKVSESKELVEWENWAKIQLMSAGSDLLGKFSNLQHLVFARMLLLKLKDLLFETTATKPFELRSVSWWLVRVLLIHQRVLHERSSSLFEMLQVYMAEALDHFGALEKVESYWSSTMLLQGEVSSITSTIHLEACVLQYIYGRIDPCGLQLESAKAASKLEFSVSGAFGFRTIHQVDPKAQMVLIAKTSSSNGDVMLASSKADVGPYEAWGVEAPEVYMTPKLVNDESEAGKESATLKPVEQAMILAQCLLIERGSRHNEMQRWDMAPYIEAIDSQKSSYFVLRRFCDLLRVRWESTRGRTKGRALEMMGKLVEAINTSDPGASQRIPLCYAVHLPTIPALRKEYGELLVSCGLVGEAITIFESLELWDNLINCYCLLGKKSAAVDLINAQLSERPNDPRLWCSLGDVTIDDSCYEKALEVSNDKSVRAKRALARSAYNRGDFEKSKMLWEAAMALNSLYPDGWFALGAAALKARDVQKALDSFTFAVQLDPDNGEAWNNIACLHMIKKKSKESFIAFKEALKFKRDSWQMWENFSHVAMDVGNIDQAFEAIQKILSMSKNKRVDVVLLDRIMTELENRNSALSLSVETEASSDELKETKPCAATPAETQRHLELLGKIIQQIVRTESTSEIWGLYARWSRIKGDLMVCSEALLKQVRSYQGSELWKDKDRFKKFARASLELCRVYMEISASTGSKRELFSAEMHLKNTIKQATVSFPESEELKELESCLEEVRNALKKSEETTNTKT; encoded by the exons ATGGCCGACGGCGAAATTCGAATCCTACGCGGTTACGAGCTCCGTCTCCTCCGATGCACCGTATCTCTACCACTGTCAGATTCTCCTTCTGTGACCCAGCTGCTCGACGAATCCCAATCCGAAACCCATCCACACGACGCTCTTATAAAGTCTCTCTTGTCCTTGATCGAAGCTGGAGACTACCTCGGAGCTCTGGCCTCGGACGCTGCTAGGGTAATACTCGGCGACGCCGAGCTGGAACTAGTTGACTCGGTTGATTCGGCGGAACGAGTTTACTCGGAGATTCTCGACAGGGTTGAGTCCTTCGTGGTGAACGATTCGTCAGGTGAAATCGATAAGGCTCGCCGTGCTGTTGTGGTGATGTGCTTAGCAATCTCGTCTGCGTTTTGGTTCACTCGCTGTAATTTGACGGG GCCGACAGATCAATCAGTGAAGTGTTCGTTGCCGTTTAAAGTATCGGAAAGTAAGGAGTTAGTTGAATGGGAGAACTGGGCAAAGATTCAGCTCATGTCTGCAGGGTCCGACTTGCTCGGCAAGTTTTCTAATCTCCAG CACTTAGTGTTTGCTAGGATGCTTCTGTTGAAGTTGAAAGATTTGCTGTTTGAGACAACTGCAACCAAACCATTTGAACTGAGGAGTGTTTCATGGTGGCTTGTTAGAGTTTTACTTATTCATCAAAGAGTTCTACACGAGCGATCGTCATCTTTGTTTGAGATGTTGCAAGTCTACATGGCTGAGGCTCTTGACCATTTTGGAGCCTTGGAAAAAGTTGAAAGCTATTGGTCTTCTACCATGTTGCTACAAGGCGAAGTTTCATCCATAACGTCAACCATACATCTGGAAGCATGTGTGCTGCAGTATATTTATGGACGGATTGATCCCTGTGG GTTGCAGCTTGAATCTGCTAAAGCAGCATCGAAGCTCGAGTTCTCTGTTAGTGGGGCTTTTGGATTTCGTACTATTCACCAA GTAGACCCAAAGGCACAAATGGTATTGATAGCCAAAACTAGTTCATCCAATGGGGACGTGATGTTGGCCTCTAGTAAAGCTGATGTTGGACCTTATGAGGCTTGGGGAGTTGAAGCACCTGAAGTATACATGACTCCCAAACTAGTGAACGATGAGAGTGAAGCTGGCAAAGAGTCTGCGACCTTAAAACCAGTCGAACAGGCAATGATTTTGGCTCAGTGCCTTTTAATTGAACGGGGTAGTCGGCACAATGAGATGCAAA GATGGGATATGGCTCCATATATTGAGGCGATTGATTCTCAAAAGTCATCATATTTTGTT CTGCGGCGTTTCTGTGACTTACTACGTGTCCGGTGGGAATCAACTCGGGGTCGTACAAAGGGACGCGCCCTGGAGATGATGGGTAAACTG GTTGAAGCTATCAACACGAGCGATCCTGGAGCATCACAAAGAATCCCTTTATGCTACGCAGTCCATCTCCCAACCATTCCTGCTTTAAGAAA GGAATACGGTGAGCTACTGGTTAGTTGCGGTTTGGTTGGGGAAGCAATCACAATATTTGAGAGCCTGGAGTTGTGGGACAATCTAATTAACTGCTACTG CCTTCTGGGAAAGAAATCAGCGGCTGTAGATCTCATCAATGCGCAGCTTTCTGAACGGCCAAATGACCCAAGATTatg GTGTTCACTTGGTGATGTTACGATTGATGACTCATGTTATGAAAAAGCCCTGGAAGTGTCTAATGATAAGTCAGTTCGTGCTAAG CGCGCTCTTGCTCGTAGCGCATACAATCGCGGTGATTTTGAGAAGTCAAAGATGTTGTG GGAGGCTGCAATGGCCTTGAATTCTCTGTACCCGGATGGTTGGTTTGCTCTTGGTGCTGCTGCGTTGAAG GCCAGAGATGTTCAAAAAGCACTCGATTCATTCACTTTTGCTGTTCAACTCGATCCTGACAATGGAGAGGCCTGGAACAACATTGCTTGTCT ACATATGATTAAGAAGAAAAGTAAAGAATCATTCATCGCATTCAAAGAAGCGCTTAAATTCAA GCGAGATAGCTGGCAGATGTGGGAGAACTTCAGCCATGTAGCTATGGATGTGGGAAATATTGATCAG GCCTTTGAAGCTATACAAAAGATACTGAGCATGAGCAAAAACAAGAGGGTTGATGTTGTTTTACTGGACCGTATAATGACAGAGTTAGAAAATAGGAATTCAGCATTGTCTTTATCGGTTGAAACTGAAGCTTCTTCTGATGAATTAAAGGAAACAAAACCGTGTGCTGCAACACCAGCTGAAACTCAGCGTCACTTAGAGTTGCTTGGAAAGATTATTCAGCAG ATTGTCCGAACAGAAAGTACATCTGAAATATGGGGATTGTATGCAAGATGGAGTAGAATCAAAGGAGATCTTATGGTATGCAGCGAGGCATTGCTGAAACAAGTGCGCTCATATCAG GGATCAGAACTGTGGAAAGACAAAGATCGTTTTAAGAAGTTTGCAAGAGCATCATTGGAGCTTTGCAGAGTCTACATGGAGATCTCAGCGTCCACAGGAAGCAAGCGAGAGCTCTTTAGTGCTGAGATGCATTTGAAGAACACAATCAAACAA GCAACAGTGAGCTTCCCGGAGAGTGAGGAACTGAAGGAGCTTGAAAGCTGCCTTGAGGAGGTGAGAAATGCTCTGAAGAAGAGTGAAGAGACTACAAATACAAAAACATGA